Part of the Gramella sp. Hel_I_59 genome, ACTTTTTCTTCCTGAAAAATACGATAAAGTTGGCTATTTAAAGAAGCTTGAAGACTACATCAAGCGAATAGAAAAATTGGGTTACATAAAGAGGTTGGATTCTGACGACCTAAACACCCGATACCGAATACATAAAATCATAAAAGAAAAAGTGAGCATAGATGCACTTGAAGAATTTAAAAACAAACTGAATGAATATGTTGAGTCTATTTAGTACTAGGTCAGATACTTCCGGATTTAGGCTCAACTATCTTGAGGTCTATAACTGGGGAACATTTGATGATGAAATAATAAGGATAGAACCCAAAGGGAACAACTCATTGCTTACCGGTGCCAACGGTTCGGGAAAGACAACTTTCGTAGATGCGCTATTGACCCTATTGGTACCACAAAAAAAGGACAGGTTTTATAACCAGTCGTCAGGCTCAGAGAAAAAAGGTGACCGTACAGAAGAAAGTTATGTGCTAGGTGCTTATGGTACAATATTGAAAGAAGGTGCCAGTAGCGCAACAGCCCAACGGCTTCGTAATAAAGAAACCTATTCCATACTATTGGCTTCCTTTGGGAACGAAAACCAAAAAAATGTCACCCTTTTTCAGCTAAGGTGGTTCTCGGGCAATGAAATGAGGCGAAGTTATGGTATAGCCCACGTATCTCTTAAAATCGAAAATCACTTTCCGCAGTTCGATGACAAGAACCTTTGGAAACATCGATTAGAGCAAGAGTTCAATAGTAATACCTCGAAAAATAAAGTTGAGTTTTTTGACGATTACCCTACCCGATACGCAAAACGTTTGGTAGCTGTTCTGGGGATGAAATCGTTGAAGGCCTTAAAGCTATTTAATCAAACTGTAGGCATAAAGGTTTTAGAAGACTTAGACGGCTTCATCAGGATAAATATACTTGAGGATAAAAAGCCCGAAGCTACTTATATTGAACTCAGAAACAGCTTTGTAACGCTAAGTAGTGCTAAAAACAAAATCGACAAGACCCAAGAACAAATCAAACAGCTAGAACCTATAAACAACTTGGCAGAAAAACTTCAAGATAAGACTAGCAAAAAGAACAAATTAATCCATTCCAGAGACCTCGCTGTACTATGGTTTTCTAAAAAGGGAAAAGCACTTTTTGAGGAAGAGAAGGAAAAATTGGATGCCGAAAAGGATAAGGTCGAAATGCAATTAGAAGAACTTGATGAAAAAGAGGAAACACTTCGTGAAGATTTGAACGAAATTAACAATCAAATAAAGAATGATGAGATAAGTGCCCAAATCGACAAGCTTACCAAGAATGTAAAAGAAATAGAAATAAAAAAGTCGCAACGGCAAACCAAGTTGGATTCTTACAATGCTTTTGCTCGAAAACTGACCCTTGAGGAAAATCCAACTAAAATTGCTTTTGATGAAAACAAAAGTAAAGCTGACGAGAGAGCATCTGAAACAGATGCAGAACGAACGCAAAAAATCGAAGAAAGAACCGCTCTCGAATTTGAAATAACAGAAAACAAAAAAGCAATCGATGATATTGTCGAAACAATAGAGACTCTTCGTAAAAACGATAACAATATATCTGGTCGAGTGGCCTCAATAAGAGAGGACATCTTAGCCGTAACAGGTGCTTCAAAAAAAGAAATCCCTTTTGTCGGTGAACTCATCAAGGTAAAAGACGAGCAGTTAAAATGGCAGTCTTCAATTGAAAAGGTGTTACATTCTTTCGCCCTTCGGCTAATTGTTCCTGAGAAATATTACAAAACGGTAAACACCTATGTAAACGATACCAACTTAAGAGGTAAAATTACGTATCTGCGCCATACCGATTCCTTGTTGAGTAGTTTCAACACATCGTTCCAGGATGATGGTAAGCTCATTAGCAAGCTGGAATTTAAGCAGAATTCACCCTATGCAGATTTTATTGAGGACAATATACTATCACGTTACAATTACTCGTGCGTTGATGATTTGAAAGCTTTAGCGAAAGCAGAAAAAGCAATAACCATCAATGGGCTCATCAAAAGAGGGAAGGGCAACCACGAGAAAGATGATAGGGCTAAAATTAATTCTAGAAATAACTATGTGCTGGGATGGGACAACAAGACCAAAATAAATGCGCTAAAGGACAACTATACTGAGCTTCGGCAAAAAAGTAATACACTTATTGACGAGAAGAAGCGACTAGATATATCCGTAAAGGCACTTGCTGATTTAAATAAAAATTACAATACGTTTTTGGCAAGTTTTGACACTTATGACGAGATAGATTGGAAGAGCTGTATGCTCGAAATCCAAGAGATAAACGATACTATCAAAGAACTAGAAGAAGGTAATGACAAGGCCAAAACCTTAAGAAAACGGAAAAAAAGTCTAGAAGATAAGATTGCTAAAAATAAAGCGGCGAAGAAACCCAAGTCTGAAAGGGTATTCAACATCAATAGGATATTGGACGAAATTCAAGGCGAACTTAAAACTTTTGAATCCCAACTCGAAATATTATCTGAAAGCGAAATAGATATATCAGATTTTGACACCGCTAATCCATTATTAAACAATTTGTCCTTTAAGGATTTTAAGCAAGATAGGTCAGCATTTCAGGAAGAAAACAAAAAGGCACTTGAAGAAATTGAGAAGTCAATTTATAACATTAGGGAAAAGTTGACCCCTAAAATCGCCACATTTAAAAGTCCAGGTACTGAAGTTCTTAAACAATTTCCGGATTGGGGTTCAGATGTAAGCGAACTGACTAGCAATCTTTACCATCTTTATCAATACCAGGACCTTTACAAAAAACTCAAAGATGACGATTTGCCAAGCTTCCAGAACAAATTTGACACGTATTTAGAGGACACCATCATTGATAAGGTAGGTGCATTTAATTTCTTTTTTGAAAAATGGATTGAAGAAATCAAGAAAACCATAAAGACCCTCAATGCTTCGTTACAGGCCATTGATTTTGAAGTCGCCCCAAGAAGTACATACATTCAACTGTCTGAACGAATGGCGCTATCCGAGCAAGCTGATGATTTCAGAAAACTACTTCACGAGGCTTTGCCTGACGTCACACAAATAACGAGTACCGAGTCAAAAAGAATTCATTTTGAGAATTATATAGCACCATTAATCGAACAACTTGATGATGAAAAGTGGCGTAAACAAGCCCTTGATGTTAGGTATTGGTTTCAATATCGCGCTGAAGAATATGTAAGGGAAGATGACCATAAAATAGCCACGTTTGAGAGTATGAGCCATAGGTCTGGTGGTCAAAAAGCACAGCTTACCTATACTATATTGGGTGCGGCCATTGCATATCAATTCAATCTGACTTCACAGGGATTGGAGGCCAATTCGTTCAGATTTGTGGCCATTGATGAGGCGTTTAAGGCTCAAGACCAAGACAAATCAGAATACCTTTTAAAGCTTTGCGAACAGCTTCACTTGCAGGTATTGGTGGTGACGCCTAGTGATAACATCGAAATTGTTGAACCCTATATTTCCTTTGTGCACTTTACTGAAATCGAGAACGGTAAAAAGAGTTCGTTGTACGATATGCCAATCGAGCAGTTTCAAAAGGAAAATGAAAAATTTTTGGTAACCGATTGATATCATCCATTGAAATAAAGAAAAAAGCTATTCGAACTTATGCTTCATTTTTGTCCTCTCTGGTCAATGAGGAACCCCTTTTTCCTATGGAAATCAGGGGAAATAAATCACCAGGAAAATCAATTGAGGTTTACAGAAAAGAAATGGATGATTTATTGACCGCTTCAAAAAGCAACAACAAATATGGTTTCACTATTGATTGTGCGAAAACCAAAACCCGTTTTTTAGGAACACAAAGCCTGCCTAAGCGAATTTACTTTGAAAATGAACCCGATTATGTTGGCTACCTGAATAAAATTAATGAAGTCAAAACCTTCAAACAATTAAAAGATGAAACTTTAAGTCTTTTTCCAGAGCTCAGAAATTGGCTTGGCAACCATCCTATGAAATTGGTTGCCAATATTGTACATTGGCAAGATATTCTTAAAGTAGTCAGCTATTTTAAGTCCAATCCCAAACCTAACTTTTATATTAGGGAACTTCCAATCAGGGTGCACACCAAATTCATAGAGCGGAACAAATCCATACTTCGGGAATTGATGGATATAGTTATTATAGATTCAATGAATGTTGATGAACTCAAACATTTTGAGAAAAGATTCCATCTAAAATACAGCGAAACTTTAGTACGGTTTCGTCTGCTCGATAGTCAGATAGCGCAGCAATATTTTTTAGGACTAGAAGATATTTCGATAAGGATAAGTGATTTTTCAAAGATTAGCTTACCTATAAAACAGATTCTTATCGTAGAAAATTTAATGAATTTACTCACCCTTCCCAAGATGCAAGGCATCCTATCCATTTTCGGTGAGGGCTTTAAAGCACTATCGCTAAAGAATATTGAATGGCTAAAAGATTGCGAAATATGGTATTGGGGCGATTTAGATGCCCAAGGATTTGAAATTCTTTCTGGCTTTAGAAGTCATTACCAACAAACCAAAAGTCTAATGATGGACAAAGCTACATTTGACCAATTCTACGAAGATGATTTAGAAACAAAATCAAAGATTTTCTCGCTGCCAAATCTCACAGAAGCCGAGAAACATATGCATCAATTGCTCTTCAAAAACAAATGGCGCTTGGAACAAGAGAAAATCCCGATGGACTATACCCTTTTGCAACTTAAAACACTAACCGAAGAACCATAAAAACCAATGTACATATCCAATGTTTCCATAGTCAATTACAAAAGTTTTAGAAATGCCAAATTTTCGTTCAAAGAAGGCATCAATACCATCATAGGTGAAAATGGATCTGGAAAGACCAATTTATTTCGCGCCATCCGTTTGCTATTGGATGATAATTTGTTGAGAATGGCGTATAAGTTGAACAAGGATGATTTCAATAGGCATTTAGGACCCTGGCAAGGGCATTGGATAATCATAAGTATTGAATTTAGCGACCTTTCATCTGAAGAAGAAATTCAGGCGTTGTTTGTGCACGGAACAGGGGATGCGTCAGAAGAAACCTTGACCAAGTCAACATATACCCTTCTCTTTAGACCAAAACCAGATATTCGGTTACGGCTTTCAGAATTGGCAGAGGGCGATACGGACGGCTTGAATGCTATACTTGACGAGCTATCCATAGACGACTATGAAACGAAGTTCACAGGTAAGAGTACAGTAGACTTTAATGACGAGGAAGTTTATAAGGACATTGTCGGTGATTTTGAAAATGTAAAGTTTCGTTTTCCCGATGATGCATCCAAAATAGGTATCTTGATTCCGCATCAATTATCAATTTTAAGAGAAATATCGTTTACGTTCATTATAGCTTTAAGGGATGTAGTTTCAGATTTTCACAACAATAGAACAAACCCACTTTTGACATTGTTGAAAGCCAAAAGTGAAGATATTGATGAGGATGAATATGCGAATATTTCAAACCAAGTATCCGACCTAAATGAATCAATTGAACAACTTCAGGATGTATTGGATATTACCGATAATATCTCTCAGACCATAAAAGAAACAGTAGGTGAGACCTATTCGCCTTCATCCCTAAGTATCAAATCAAGCCTTTCAGACGAAGCCAACAAACTACTACAATCCTTAAAATTGTTTATAGGGGAACCTGGCGAAGATTATGAGGGCAGTATCCACGAATTGAGCCTTGGTGGTGCCAACCTCATTTACCTGACCCTTAAATTATTAGAATTCAAATATCAAAAAGCAGATGAAACCTTCGCAAATTTTCTTCTTATTGAAGAACCAGAAGCGCACATTCATACGCACATCCAAAAATCCCTTTTTGACAAGCTCGACTATGGTGATACACAAATAATTTACTCAACACATTCCACCCAGATTTCAGAAGTGAGTAATCTTTCTAATATCAATGTACTTAGTAAAAAAAGAAACTTTGCCGTAGCCTATCAACCAGCAAATGGTTTGGATGAACCTAGAATTGTAAAACTTGAACGCTATTTGGATGCCATCAGAACGAACTTGCTTTTTGCAAAGGGTGTGGTTTTGGTTGAAGGCGATGCTGAAGAAATATTGATACCATTACTTATAAAGAAGGTGCTTGGGTTCAGTCTTGATGAAATAGGTGTAAGCGTCATAAATATAAGAAGCACAGGTTTCGAGAACATTGCCGATATTTTCCACGATAACAGAATTCAACGCAAGTGTGCTATTCTTACAGATTTGGACTTTTCAATTGTTGATACGGCCATAAAAGAAGATGACTCTAAGGCTATCAAGAAGTTCAAGAAAAAATGTTCTAATTCCGAAATAAAAGGTCAAGAAAGACGAGATAATCTTACGGCTTATACTAATGGTAACCCTTGGATAGAAGCTTTTTATGCAGACTACACCTTTGAAGTAGACTTTCTTTTATCTAATAACTCAAGTGAAGTAATCGAGATAATTGACCAAGTTTACTCTGACCCAACAACCATTAAAAAGGCAAAGAAAGAATTAAAATCCAAGGATGTTTCTATTTCAGGCAGAAGGATCTTAAAAATGGCCAAACAAGAAGGTAAAGGTTGGTTTGCAATTCTTTTGGGGAAAGGAATCGCCTATGACACCTATGTACCAAGGTATATTTTAGAGGCAGTTTCTTTTGCTACACCAAAAATGAATCGTGAAATCATTTCGGAAATTTTTAATTACAGAATTAAAGAAAATTATAAAGCTGATGATAGCCTCGATTTTAGGGCTTTTACAAAACAAGTTAATAGATATCGCAAAAGTGAAATAGAACTACCTGAGTTAATTGATGAATTTGAAACCTTACTTCTTGATGACGCAGCTTTAACATTTTTAAAATTGCTTTGATATGTTTGTCTGGACCGATAAAGAACTAAATGACGAGCAAAGTGCTGTCGTAAAAGACAATGACAACATTTTACTGGTTGCTTGCCCTGGAAGTGGAAAAACAAGAACGCTTACCTATAAAGTTGCCAATGAACTGTCAAACCTAAATTCTCACAAAAAATTTGTAATTGCCATAACCTACACCAACCGTGCTGCAAACGAAATAAAGGAACGTATTGAGCTATTAGGTGTCCCAACTGACCAATTATGGATAGGAACCATTCATGCCTTTTGTAATGAATGGATTCTTAAACCTTATTCATCTCTTTTGGAAAAGCTCAAATTTGGATACCGGATTATGGATGCCAATGAGTCAGATAATCTAATAAATGAAATGTGCAAAGGCTACGACAAACCCAAAATCACACTTTGGGATTGTGGCCACTACGCAACTGTAAATGGTATTGTTCAAGTTATAAGCTCGGGATATAAATATGAGTGTGTCAGTTCGGTTTTACAGGAATACTTCACTTATTTGGACGAGCACAATTTCATAAGCTATGAGCTTATGCTATTATATGCCCATCAGCTGCTTGAGGAAAACCCTATTATTGGGAACACTCTTTCCAAACTGTTTGAAATCATACTTGTTGATGAATACCAAGACACCAAAGAAATTCAATACCACATTATTTCCAAGATATGGAATTCAGCTCAGAATAAAACAAGGGCACTAATTGTAGGTGACCCTAATCAAACTATCTATGGTGGTCTAGGTGGTTATCCAATCAAAAAATTAGAACTGGAAAAACTTTCGGGTTTAGAATTTAAAAGGTTGGAACTAGAACAAAATTACCGCAGTTCCACATCGATTGTCAATTATTTTGATAAGTATAAAACTATAGAAAATATAGTTGTCGCATCTGGAAAGGAAAAAGATTTCGACAGCATCATTTCATTTAACAATCAAGTTCACGTAGAAAATTTGGTAAAAGAAATAAGCAGATTACTCAAGCACAATGTAGAAGTTTTAGGTATTGACACCAATGAAATATGCATTCTTGGACCACAATGGATACATTTAGCCCCTTTATCAAGAAGCTTAATGATTGAAATGCCAGAGTACAGTTTTAATGGGCCAGGTATGGCACCTTTCTCAAGAGATTTAGAAAATTTTTGGTATAAACTTTCCCGTATCGTTCTTACTGAAGCTTCACCGCGAATGTATCTTAGGCGCTTGCGATGGGCAAATGAAATTTTAAATGAGTTGGAAGATTCAGGCTTTAATGTTGATGATATCAATCACAAATCCATTTTAAGGGTTTGTAATAGTATACAAATTGAAGAAACAGAAGGTTTGTTATATCTACAATTATTTTTTGAAACGTTTCTTGAGGAACTTGGCATTGACCTATCTACAAATATTTCTTTAACCGAAAGTTTCGCTTCATTTTTTGATAGTGCCAGAAAACGCATTGAAAAAATTAAAAAAGAGGGCAATGACTTCATTGAGCATATAGATAGTTTTAAAAAGGTATTTCAACAAAAGGATGGCACTACTATTTCCACAATCCACGGTGTAAAAGGTGCAGAATTCGATACGGTAATAGCTTTTGGTTTACTTGAAGGCTACGTTCCACATTCCAAAGATGAAAATGGAACTGAAACTGCCAATAGAATGTTATATGTGGTTGGGTCTAGAGCACGGAAGAACCTTCATTTGATTTCAGAAACTGGCAGAAAAAACTGGAAAGGCGAAACTTATGTACCTACTACTGTACTTTCTCTAGTCAAACATCAATATGATACCATATAGGTATTTATTGATAGTATCTTCTTTTTTGGGTTATCAATCAATAGTTGGGCAAAGATAAACTCGTAAAATACTTCCATCAAAAGACTACGGCATAAAGCCATCGCGCCATCCTACGCTTATTTATTCCGTTTCCTTTTGAGCTGAGATTTTAGCTTCCGTTTGGGTTATGCTCAAATATTGTTTAATCTAAATTCAAAA contains:
- a CDS encoding AAA family ATPase, whose protein sequence is MYISNVSIVNYKSFRNAKFSFKEGINTIIGENGSGKTNLFRAIRLLLDDNLLRMAYKLNKDDFNRHLGPWQGHWIIISIEFSDLSSEEEIQALFVHGTGDASEETLTKSTYTLLFRPKPDIRLRLSELAEGDTDGLNAILDELSIDDYETKFTGKSTVDFNDEEVYKDIVGDFENVKFRFPDDASKIGILIPHQLSILREISFTFIIALRDVVSDFHNNRTNPLLTLLKAKSEDIDEDEYANISNQVSDLNESIEQLQDVLDITDNISQTIKETVGETYSPSSLSIKSSLSDEANKLLQSLKLFIGEPGEDYEGSIHELSLGGANLIYLTLKLLEFKYQKADETFANFLLIEEPEAHIHTHIQKSLFDKLDYGDTQIIYSTHSTQISEVSNLSNINVLSKKRNFAVAYQPANGLDEPRIVKLERYLDAIRTNLLFAKGVVLVEGDAEEILIPLLIKKVLGFSLDEIGVSVINIRSTGFENIADIFHDNRIQRKCAILTDLDFSIVDTAIKEDDSKAIKKFKKKCSNSEIKGQERRDNLTAYTNGNPWIEAFYADYTFEVDFLLSNNSSEVIEIIDQVYSDPTTIKKAKKELKSKDVSISGRRILKMAKQEGKGWFAILLGKGIAYDTYVPRYILEAVSFATPKMNREIISEIFNYRIKENYKADDSLDFRAFTKQVNRYRKSEIELPELIDEFETLLLDDAALTFLKLL
- a CDS encoding ATP-binding protein; amino-acid sequence: MNMLSLFSTRSDTSGFRLNYLEVYNWGTFDDEIIRIEPKGNNSLLTGANGSGKTTFVDALLTLLVPQKKDRFYNQSSGSEKKGDRTEESYVLGAYGTILKEGASSATAQRLRNKETYSILLASFGNENQKNVTLFQLRWFSGNEMRRSYGIAHVSLKIENHFPQFDDKNLWKHRLEQEFNSNTSKNKVEFFDDYPTRYAKRLVAVLGMKSLKALKLFNQTVGIKVLEDLDGFIRINILEDKKPEATYIELRNSFVTLSSAKNKIDKTQEQIKQLEPINNLAEKLQDKTSKKNKLIHSRDLAVLWFSKKGKALFEEEKEKLDAEKDKVEMQLEELDEKEETLREDLNEINNQIKNDEISAQIDKLTKNVKEIEIKKSQRQTKLDSYNAFARKLTLEENPTKIAFDENKSKADERASETDAERTQKIEERTALEFEITENKKAIDDIVETIETLRKNDNNISGRVASIREDILAVTGASKKEIPFVGELIKVKDEQLKWQSSIEKVLHSFALRLIVPEKYYKTVNTYVNDTNLRGKITYLRHTDSLLSSFNTSFQDDGKLISKLEFKQNSPYADFIEDNILSRYNYSCVDDLKALAKAEKAITINGLIKRGKGNHEKDDRAKINSRNNYVLGWDNKTKINALKDNYTELRQKSNTLIDEKKRLDISVKALADLNKNYNTFLASFDTYDEIDWKSCMLEIQEINDTIKELEEGNDKAKTLRKRKKSLEDKIAKNKAAKKPKSERVFNINRILDEIQGELKTFESQLEILSESEIDISDFDTANPLLNNLSFKDFKQDRSAFQEENKKALEEIEKSIYNIREKLTPKIATFKSPGTEVLKQFPDWGSDVSELTSNLYHLYQYQDLYKKLKDDDLPSFQNKFDTYLEDTIIDKVGAFNFFFEKWIEEIKKTIKTLNASLQAIDFEVAPRSTYIQLSERMALSEQADDFRKLLHEALPDVTQITSTESKRIHFENYIAPLIEQLDDEKWRKQALDVRYWFQYRAEEYVREDDHKIATFESMSHRSGGQKAQLTYTILGAAIAYQFNLTSQGLEANSFRFVAIDEAFKAQDQDKSEYLLKLCEQLHLQVLVVTPSDNIEIVEPYISFVHFTEIENGKKSSLYDMPIEQFQKENEKFLVTD
- a CDS encoding ATP-dependent helicase, translating into MFVWTDKELNDEQSAVVKDNDNILLVACPGSGKTRTLTYKVANELSNLNSHKKFVIAITYTNRAANEIKERIELLGVPTDQLWIGTIHAFCNEWILKPYSSLLEKLKFGYRIMDANESDNLINEMCKGYDKPKITLWDCGHYATVNGIVQVISSGYKYECVSSVLQEYFTYLDEHNFISYELMLLYAHQLLEENPIIGNTLSKLFEIILVDEYQDTKEIQYHIISKIWNSAQNKTRALIVGDPNQTIYGGLGGYPIKKLELEKLSGLEFKRLELEQNYRSSTSIVNYFDKYKTIENIVVASGKEKDFDSIISFNNQVHVENLVKEISRLLKHNVEVLGIDTNEICILGPQWIHLAPLSRSLMIEMPEYSFNGPGMAPFSRDLENFWYKLSRIVLTEASPRMYLRRLRWANEILNELEDSGFNVDDINHKSILRVCNSIQIEETEGLLYLQLFFETFLEELGIDLSTNISLTESFASFFDSARKRIEKIKKEGNDFIEHIDSFKKVFQQKDGTTISTIHGVKGAEFDTVIAFGLLEGYVPHSKDENGTETANRMLYVVGSRARKNLHLISETGRKNWKGETYVPTTVLSLVKHQYDTI
- a CDS encoding Wadjet anti-phage system protein JetD domain-containing protein; this translates as MISSIEIKKKAIRTYASFLSSLVNEEPLFPMEIRGNKSPGKSIEVYRKEMDDLLTASKSNNKYGFTIDCAKTKTRFLGTQSLPKRIYFENEPDYVGYLNKINEVKTFKQLKDETLSLFPELRNWLGNHPMKLVANIVHWQDILKVVSYFKSNPKPNFYIRELPIRVHTKFIERNKSILRELMDIVIIDSMNVDELKHFEKRFHLKYSETLVRFRLLDSQIAQQYFLGLEDISIRISDFSKISLPIKQILIVENLMNLLTLPKMQGILSIFGEGFKALSLKNIEWLKDCEIWYWGDLDAQGFEILSGFRSHYQQTKSLMMDKATFDQFYEDDLETKSKIFSLPNLTEAEKHMHQLLFKNKWRLEQEKIPMDYTLLQLKTLTEEP